One genomic window of Stigmatella ashevillena includes the following:
- a CDS encoding OmpA family protein, which yields MSTAETTSYTFRVLNADGSVFGKGCFAHEGPPTQAALALPAAGGPKLTALWYHDPVVGTLQLKDVRGLSFTPEQFSLDLSNPENTQGLKAEGVSPAGPGLVSSHRNAGGEVASQGRTLEFPRQVASTPPVEGGKPSLPAVDLVVVIDASKSMGDEAEGLSEALSAAIEVARSQCPSDLRVTYLGIEGTFEGTLFDTTVRDYLIRHVGADAAVLKSRPFTWIAGGKVREDGARVIEDLSTHFDWRPEAQRALFFLGDEGLERGGKFDSKGVAAATRAIKAAQKAGVRVHTYLGTTKVKAWELEALKSEYARVARETGGQPFLIQESLSGFQSMLESVICGSKSDPRAATQEPCCCQAAVEGTSPSEPKATVETTSYTFRVLSADGSLFGKGCFTHEGPPTQAALAIPAAGGPKLTAFWYHDSVVGTLQLKDVRGLSFGPGQFSLEVSNAENTQGLKAGSASPAKPGPVSRHRGVEGDYAKQRRTLEFPQRAEPTTTVEEGTLTIPVVDLVVVIDASKSMEDEADDLSGAVSAAIKAARTRCPSDLRVTYLGIEGTFEGTLFGTTLRDYLTRQAGAASAALKSRPFTWVAGGKVREDGARAIEDVSTHFDWRPEAQRAVFFLGDEGLDGGGEVNARGVAAATRAIGTAQEAGVRVHTYLGTTKARTRDALESEYARVARETGGQSFTVQKSLSGFQSMLESVICGSKSKPRVTTQEYCCCQAGVEDFPAPKPAPLPVTPPAPEPKATVETTSYTFRVLNADGSVFGKGCFTHEGPPTQAALALPAVGGPKLTALWYHDPVVGTLQLKDVRGLSFAPEQFSLEISNPDNTQGLKAGVASPAKPGEISRHQSVGGEQASQGRTLEFPRRAEPTTTVEEGTLTIPAVDLVVVVDSSKSMRDEAAGLSTAVGAAIEVAKSSCPSDLRVTYLGIEGIFKRTLFDTTVRDYLTQKAKVDAAILKGRLRGTVKRGGAQEDGARAIEDVTNHFDWRPEARRALFFLGDEGLEGGDNVDAEDIAAATRAIETAQKAGVRIHTYLGTTAAKGEGRAALESEYARLARETRGQSFTAQDALSGFQSLLEKVICGSKSDPRVSTQEYCCCQAAVEDLPAPVPVPVPAPVPVPVPAPVPAPAPAPAPAPAPAPAPAPEPAKVVVEKGKLRTLEKVFFNTDKDTAVAESLPILNQVLEVLKDNPDIKKLRIEAHTDNAGGAAYNQDLSARRAKWVRQYLIQKGIAAERLESAGFGMSKPIDTNATAEGRANNRRVEFVIVE from the coding sequence ATGTCAACGGCCGAAACCACCAGCTACACGTTCCGAGTCCTCAACGCAGATGGGTCCGTGTTTGGCAAGGGCTGCTTCGCCCATGAAGGCCCGCCCACTCAGGCCGCCCTGGCCCTTCCCGCCGCGGGTGGTCCCAAGCTGACCGCGCTCTGGTACCACGACCCTGTCGTGGGCACCCTGCAACTCAAGGACGTGCGCGGCTTGTCCTTCACCCCGGAGCAGTTCTCCTTGGACCTCTCCAATCCAGAGAACACCCAGGGTTTGAAGGCAGAGGGCGTCTCGCCCGCTGGGCCCGGACTGGTCTCCAGCCACCGGAATGCGGGGGGGGAGGTCGCCAGCCAAGGCCGGACGCTGGAGTTTCCGCGACAGGTTGCGTCCACTCCCCCCGTCGAAGGGGGCAAGCCGAGCCTTCCGGCCGTGGACCTCGTCGTGGTCATTGACGCCAGCAAGTCCATGGGGGACGAGGCGGAGGGCTTGAGCGAGGCCCTGAGCGCCGCCATCGAAGTCGCCCGAAGCCAGTGCCCGTCGGATCTGCGCGTCACCTACCTGGGCATTGAGGGCACCTTTGAAGGCACCCTCTTTGATACCACCGTGCGCGACTATTTGATCCGGCATGTCGGGGCGGATGCGGCGGTGCTCAAGAGCCGCCCCTTTACCTGGATCGCGGGTGGCAAGGTTCGGGAAGATGGGGCGCGGGTCATCGAGGATCTCTCGACCCACTTTGATTGGCGGCCCGAGGCCCAGCGCGCCCTGTTCTTCCTGGGCGACGAAGGGCTGGAGAGAGGTGGCAAGTTCGACTCGAAAGGCGTCGCCGCCGCCACCCGCGCCATCAAGGCCGCGCAGAAGGCGGGCGTGCGCGTGCACACCTACCTGGGCACGACCAAGGTCAAGGCCTGGGAGCTTGAGGCCTTGAAGTCCGAGTACGCCCGAGTGGCGCGCGAGACAGGAGGCCAGCCCTTCTTGATTCAGGAGTCGCTGAGTGGCTTCCAGAGCATGCTCGAGAGCGTCATCTGCGGCAGCAAGTCCGACCCGCGCGCGGCCACCCAAGAGCCCTGCTGCTGCCAGGCTGCCGTGGAGGGCACATCCCCGTCTGAGCCCAAGGCAACGGTCGAGACCACCAGCTACACGTTTCGAGTCCTCAGTGCGGATGGGTCTTTGTTTGGCAAGGGCTGCTTCACCCACGAGGGCCCGCCCACGCAGGCCGCCCTGGCTATTCCCGCCGCAGGCGGTCCCAAGCTGACCGCGTTCTGGTACCACGACTCTGTCGTGGGCACGCTGCAACTCAAGGACGTGCGCGGCTTGTCCTTCGGCCCGGGGCAGTTCTCCTTGGAGGTCTCCAACGCGGAGAACACCCAGGGCTTGAAGGCGGGGAGCGCCTCGCCCGCGAAGCCCGGACCGGTCTCCCGTCACCGGGGTGTGGAGGGTGACTACGCCAAGCAGCGTCGGACGCTGGAGTTTCCGCAACGTGCCGAGCCCACCACCACTGTCGAGGAGGGCACGCTGACCATTCCGGTGGTGGACCTCGTCGTGGTCATCGACGCCAGTAAGTCCATGGAGGACGAGGCGGATGACTTGAGCGGGGCCGTGAGCGCCGCCATCAAGGCCGCCCGGACCCGCTGTCCGTCAGATCTGCGCGTCACCTACCTGGGCATCGAGGGCACCTTCGAAGGCACTCTCTTTGGCACCACCTTGCGTGACTACCTGACCCGGCAGGCCGGGGCGGCCAGCGCGGCGCTCAAGAGCCGACCCTTTACCTGGGTCGCGGGCGGCAAGGTCCGGGAAGATGGAGCGCGCGCCATCGAGGATGTCTCGACCCACTTTGATTGGCGGCCCGAGGCCCAGCGTGCCGTGTTCTTCCTGGGGGACGAGGGGTTGGACGGGGGAGGTGAGGTCAACGCGAGAGGAGTCGCCGCTGCCACGCGAGCCATCGGGACTGCCCAGGAGGCAGGCGTGCGCGTGCACACCTACTTGGGGACGACCAAGGCCAGGACGCGCGATGCCCTGGAGTCCGAGTACGCCCGGGTGGCGCGCGAGACAGGGGGCCAGTCCTTCACGGTCCAGAAGTCGCTGAGCGGCTTCCAGAGCATGCTCGAGAGTGTCATCTGCGGCAGCAAGTCCAAGCCTCGCGTGACCACCCAGGAGTACTGCTGCTGCCAGGCTGGCGTGGAGGACTTCCCCGCGCCCAAGCCAGCCCCCCTTCCCGTGACTCCACCCGCGCCTGAGCCCAAGGCAACGGTCGAAACCACCAGCTACACGTTCCGAGTCCTCAACGCAGATGGGTCCGTGTTTGGCAAGGGCTGCTTCACCCACGAGGGCCCGCCCACTCAGGCCGCCCTGGCCCTTCCCGCCGTGGGTGGTCCCAAGCTGACCGCGCTCTGGTACCACGACCCTGTCGTGGGCACGCTGCAACTCAAGGACGTGCGCGGCTTGTCCTTCGCTCCGGAACAGTTCTCCCTGGAGATTTCCAACCCAGACAACACCCAGGGGTTGAAGGCAGGGGTTGCCTCGCCCGCGAAGCCCGGAGAGATCTCCCGTCACCAGAGTGTGGGGGGCGAGCAGGCCAGCCAGGGCCGGACGTTGGAGTTTCCGCGGCGTGCCGAACCCACCACCACCGTCGAAGAGGGCACGCTGACCATTCCGGCCGTGGACCTTGTCGTGGTCGTCGATTCCAGTAAGTCCATGAGAGATGAGGCGGCGGGCTTGAGCACGGCCGTGGGCGCCGCCATTGAAGTCGCCAAGTCCAGCTGCCCCTCGGACCTGCGCGTCACCTACTTGGGCATCGAGGGCATCTTCAAGCGCACCCTCTTTGACACCACCGTGCGCGACTACTTGACCCAGAAGGCCAAGGTGGATGCCGCGATTCTCAAGGGGCGCCTCAGGGGAACAGTCAAGCGTGGCGGCGCACAGGAGGATGGGGCACGGGCCATCGAGGACGTCACCAACCACTTCGATTGGCGGCCCGAGGCCCGGCGGGCCCTGTTCTTTCTGGGTGACGAGGGGCTGGAAGGAGGAGACAACGTCGACGCGGAGGACATCGCTGCCGCGACCCGGGCCATCGAGACCGCCCAGAAGGCAGGTGTGCGCATCCACACCTACCTGGGCACGACCGCCGCCAAGGGAGAGGGGCGCGCGGCCCTGGAGTCCGAGTACGCCCGCTTGGCCCGCGAGACGCGCGGGCAGTCCTTCACGGCGCAGGATGCGCTGAGCGGCTTCCAGAGTCTGCTTGAGAAGGTCATCTGCGGTAGCAAGTCCGACCCACGTGTGTCCACCCAGGAGTACTGCTGCTGCCAAGCTGCCGTGGAGGACCTGCCCGCCCCTGTGCCTGTGCCTGTGCCCGCCCCTGTGCCTGTGCCTGTGCCCGCCCCTGTGCCAGCGCCTGCACCAGCGCCAGCGCCAGCACCAGCGCCAGCGCCTGCACCAGCGCCTGAGCCTGCGAAGGTGGTGGTCGAGAAGGGCAAGCTGCGTACACTCGAGAAGGTCTTTTTCAACACGGATAAGGACACCGCTGTCGCCGAATCCCTGCCGATCCTCAACCAGGTGCTTGAGGTGCTCAAGGACAACCCCGATATCAAAAAGCTGCGGATCGAGGCCCATACCGACAACGCAGGCGGTGCGGCCTACAACCAGGATCTGTCGGCGCGCCGGGCGAAGTGGGTGCGGCAGTACCTCATCCAGAAGGGCATCGCCGCGGAGCGGCTGGAGTCGGCGGGCTTCGGCATGTCCAAGCCCATCGATACCAACGCCACGGCTGAGGGCCGCGCCAACAACCGGCGCGTGGAGTTCGTGATCGTCGAGTAG
- a CDS encoding CocE/NonD family hydrolase: MSVILSLWLVTSPASASPSFRVINLSMRDGVALSGNVFTPDTPGQHPAIIFVTSWALPSVEYVAQAQQFAEAGYVVVSYTPRGFYTSGGGIDTAGPKDIGDLSEVINWTLANTPTDAARIGAAGVSYGAGMALIGSAFDSRIRAVAALSGWTDLTYSLFSNQTRHLQSAGLLWLSAELTGKPSNELRQTLSDFFANQNLDSVIAYAQARSAATYLNRINTNRPAILMANAYGDSFFGPNQLTDFFTRLTGPKRLELRPGDHAIAELTGIIGLPNDAWKSTRRWFDQYLRGVNTGIGSENPVQLQIRGQSAYESYPSWSAASTSTARYNLGEVHWWNNEGDLLTGSQTGWSKTIVAGDDTVANGGVVLLTSGAEAITGEPITAWIPAVDRSNAAVWQSEWLTSPQRVRGAPHLRLTVTPGSSGQTTVIAYLYGTDWAGTGSLVTHVAVTLRNTVAGQPYAVDVDFPATAYDIPSGHRLSLVIDTVDPLYADKAPLFSSVKFSSPSSSPSYVSLPLK; the protein is encoded by the coding sequence GTGTCCGTGATCTTGTCGCTGTGGCTTGTCACCAGTCCTGCCTCCGCATCCCCGTCCTTCCGGGTCATCAACCTCTCCATGCGGGATGGAGTGGCCCTGTCGGGCAACGTCTTCACGCCCGATACGCCAGGGCAGCACCCGGCCATCATCTTCGTCACCAGTTGGGCGCTGCCCAGCGTGGAGTATGTCGCGCAGGCGCAACAGTTCGCCGAGGCCGGGTACGTCGTGGTCTCGTACACCCCACGAGGCTTCTACACGTCGGGGGGCGGCATCGATACGGCGGGCCCCAAGGACATTGGTGACCTGAGCGAAGTCATCAACTGGACACTGGCCAATACGCCCACGGACGCGGCTCGCATCGGTGCTGCGGGCGTCTCCTATGGCGCGGGCATGGCGTTGATCGGCTCGGCCTTTGACTCACGCATCCGCGCCGTGGCCGCGTTGAGCGGCTGGACGGATTTGACGTACTCGTTGTTCTCGAACCAGACGCGCCATCTGCAGAGTGCCGGGCTGCTGTGGCTCTCGGCGGAGCTGACCGGGAAGCCCTCGAACGAGCTGCGGCAAACCCTCTCGGACTTCTTCGCCAACCAGAACCTGGACAGCGTCATCGCGTACGCTCAGGCGCGCAGCGCCGCGACGTACCTGAATCGCATCAACACGAACCGTCCCGCCATCCTCATGGCCAACGCCTATGGCGACAGCTTCTTCGGGCCGAATCAGCTCACCGACTTCTTCACTCGGCTGACGGGACCGAAGCGGCTCGAGCTCCGCCCAGGGGATCATGCCATTGCCGAGCTGACCGGCATCATCGGCCTGCCCAATGACGCCTGGAAGAGCACACGCCGTTGGTTCGACCAGTACCTGCGCGGCGTGAACACGGGCATCGGCTCGGAGAACCCCGTCCAGCTCCAGATCCGGGGCCAGAGCGCCTATGAATCGTACCCCTCGTGGAGCGCCGCCTCGACGAGCACCGCGCGCTACAACCTGGGCGAGGTGCACTGGTGGAACAACGAGGGCGACCTCCTGACGGGTTCGCAGACGGGCTGGAGCAAGACGATTGTCGCGGGGGATGACACCGTCGCCAACGGAGGCGTGGTGCTGCTGACGAGCGGCGCGGAGGCCATCACGGGCGAGCCGATCACGGCGTGGATTCCAGCGGTGGACCGGTCGAATGCGGCCGTCTGGCAGTCGGAGTGGCTGACAAGCCCGCAGCGCGTGCGCGGAGCCCCGCACCTGCGCCTGACCGTCACTCCGGGCAGCTCCGGGCAGACGACGGTCATCGCCTACCTCTACGGCACGGACTGGGCCGGGACGGGAAGCCTCGTCACGCACGTCGCGGTCACGCTCCGAAACACCGTTGCCGGTCAGCCCTATGCGGTGGACGTCGACTTCCCGGCGACGGCCTATGACATTCCCAGCGGCCACCGCCTCTCGCTCGTCATCGACACCGTCGATCCGCTCTACGCGGACAAGGCGCCGCTCTTCTCCTCGGTGAAGTTCTCCTCGCCGTCGAGCAGCCCATCCTATGTGTCTCTGCCCCTGAAGTGA
- a CDS encoding energy-coupling factor transporter transmembrane component T family protein, with the protein MSVQSPNVYTRLDARLKLFQLVVVGLCAFLTRTITAQILLLVMVLVLGLAARQQQTVARFLWLAVPLVLYVVWGSIGVGTSMIVFVGRFLAFAVLKFSSPVLLLLYLVRLEDLSAVIQALERLRFPRHITLPLAVAIRFVPSLQFEYASIRDAMRLRGVAPSLRRFYTYPVQTLELTVIPLLMRAVRISEELSISALTRGMELEGAKSWYQPLVWTGRDTLGLVATVLAGALIFVTDHFVS; encoded by the coding sequence ATGAGCGTACAATCGCCCAACGTCTACACGCGCCTGGATGCCCGGTTGAAGCTCTTCCAGCTCGTCGTCGTTGGCCTGTGCGCATTTCTCACCCGAACGATCACCGCTCAGATCCTGCTCCTGGTGATGGTCCTCGTGCTCGGGCTGGCCGCGCGACAGCAGCAGACGGTGGCCCGATTCCTCTGGTTGGCCGTCCCGCTGGTGCTGTACGTCGTGTGGGGGAGCATTGGGGTCGGCACCTCGATGATTGTCTTCGTCGGCCGGTTCCTGGCCTTCGCCGTGCTGAAGTTCTCTTCCCCGGTCCTCCTCTTGCTCTATCTGGTGCGTCTGGAGGACCTGTCAGCGGTCATCCAGGCCCTCGAGCGGTTGCGGTTCCCACGACACATCACCCTGCCGCTCGCCGTGGCGATCCGCTTCGTGCCCTCCCTTCAGTTCGAGTACGCCAGCATCCGTGACGCGATGAGGCTGCGCGGCGTCGCGCCCAGCCTGCGCCGGTTCTACACGTACCCCGTGCAAACGCTCGAACTGACCGTCATCCCACTGTTGATGCGGGCCGTGAGGATCTCCGAGGAACTCTCCATCTCCGCGCTCACGCGAGGCATGGAGCTTGAGGGAGCCAAGAGCTGGTACCAGCCCCTCGTCTGGACAGGCCGAGATACGCTCGGCCTGGTCGCGACGGTGCTCGCGGGCGCGCTGATCTTCGTCACCGATCACTTCGTGTCGTGA
- a CDS encoding TetR/AcrR family transcriptional regulator: MAPRAPRLHASARRAQLIDVGRAVFARRGYEAASVEEIAEAAKVSKPVIYEHFGGKEGLYAVIVDREMEYVVRRIAEAIAVGSPRERVEQGAIAFLTYVKDHPDGFAILAHDTPVTTARGGMSSLLNDVAERVSHLFLTSFKAAGYDPKVAPIYAHALVGMVTFVGQWWMGVRKPPVEEVAAHISSLVWMGLRHLPKRPVLRSNRQRGAS; this comes from the coding sequence ATGGCTCCCCGTGCTCCACGACTTCATGCCTCTGCCCGACGCGCCCAGCTCATCGACGTCGGACGTGCTGTTTTTGCTCGACGCGGCTACGAGGCGGCTTCTGTCGAAGAGATCGCCGAAGCGGCGAAGGTCTCCAAACCCGTCATCTACGAGCACTTCGGCGGCAAAGAGGGGCTTTACGCGGTCATCGTCGACCGAGAGATGGAGTATGTCGTGAGGCGCATCGCCGAGGCCATCGCGGTGGGCAGTCCGCGCGAGCGCGTCGAACAGGGCGCCATCGCATTTCTAACGTATGTGAAGGATCACCCCGATGGTTTTGCCATCCTCGCGCACGATACACCGGTGACCACGGCTCGCGGCGGGATGTCGTCGCTGCTCAACGATGTGGCTGAGCGCGTCAGTCATCTCTTCCTCACCTCGTTCAAGGCTGCGGGCTATGATCCCAAGGTGGCGCCGATCTACGCCCATGCCCTGGTTGGCATGGTCACCTTCGTCGGCCAGTGGTGGATGGGCGTGCGCAAGCCGCCCGTTGAAGAGGTTGCCGCGCACATCTCATCGCTGGTCTGGATGGGTCTGCGCCACCTTCCCAAACGCCCGGTGCTCCGCTCGAATCGGCAGAGGGGTGCATCTTAG
- a CDS encoding ABC transporter ATP-binding protein gives MPPVVQIQGVSFKYQHGDSDGLEDVSLTLEPGELAVVVGASGCGKTTLTRVLNGLVPRFFEGSFQGTILINGQDVSQWSIGQIGRQVGSVFQDPRSQFFTTSATSEIAFASEHFGIPTEVMKQRVEEAFERLEIQPLRGRSVFELSTGERQKVALASAYAMRPSVYVLDEPSANLDPQATRHLGTIIDMLRQDGSVVLVAEHRLYYLASSLDKLVHMRQGRIVEIFDRAALHALPASALEARGLRQLDLSHARIGALPPVSREDIHFQSHDVALAYGERVVLNGVTTQASRGEVVGLIGRNGSGKTTFARVATGLLKQRTGRIRHAYRITSAKQRLKASFFVLQDADYQLYTESVIEELMLGLPDSAETRRQALEVLTRFDIDRLAERHPQSLSGGQKQRLTIAVAAMRRADVLFLDEPTSGLDATNLQRVGEEIRLLADQRQVVFVISHDYELLAQCCPRILRLEGGRTAADYLLDISSARRLRAELDLPATANPSWIWA, from the coding sequence ATGCCGCCGGTCGTTCAGATACAAGGAGTTTCCTTCAAGTATCAGCACGGCGACAGCGATGGCTTGGAGGATGTCTCGCTTACCCTCGAGCCTGGAGAGCTGGCGGTCGTGGTGGGGGCCAGCGGCTGTGGAAAGACGACCCTCACGCGGGTCCTCAATGGCCTGGTGCCGCGGTTCTTCGAAGGGTCTTTTCAAGGCACCATCCTCATCAATGGCCAGGACGTAAGCCAGTGGTCGATTGGCCAGATCGGCCGACAGGTGGGGAGCGTCTTTCAGGATCCGCGCTCGCAATTCTTCACCACGTCCGCGACGTCGGAGATTGCTTTCGCCTCCGAGCACTTCGGCATTCCGACCGAGGTGATGAAGCAGCGCGTGGAGGAGGCGTTCGAGCGGCTTGAGATCCAACCGCTCCGGGGCCGAAGCGTCTTTGAACTGTCGACGGGCGAGCGGCAGAAGGTGGCGCTCGCCTCGGCGTATGCGATGCGCCCAAGTGTGTATGTGCTCGACGAGCCATCGGCGAACCTGGATCCGCAGGCGACGCGACACTTGGGGACGATCATCGATATGCTGCGCCAGGACGGGTCGGTCGTCCTGGTTGCCGAGCACCGGCTGTACTACCTCGCCTCCAGCCTCGACAAACTCGTCCACATGCGGCAGGGACGGATTGTCGAGATCTTCGATCGCGCGGCGCTGCATGCGCTGCCGGCCTCGGCTCTGGAAGCGCGCGGGTTGCGCCAGCTCGATCTCAGCCATGCGCGAATTGGGGCCCTCCCCCCGGTGAGCCGGGAGGACATCCACTTCCAGAGTCATGATGTGGCACTGGCGTATGGGGAGCGGGTCGTGCTCAACGGAGTCACGACCCAGGCCTCGCGCGGCGAGGTGGTCGGGCTCATCGGACGCAATGGCTCTGGCAAGACGACCTTCGCCCGCGTGGCCACTGGGCTGCTCAAACAACGTACGGGCCGCATCCGCCACGCCTACCGCATCACCTCCGCGAAGCAGCGGCTCAAGGCCTCGTTCTTCGTGCTTCAGGACGCGGACTATCAGCTCTACACCGAGTCCGTCATCGAGGAGCTGATGCTCGGCCTGCCCGACTCCGCCGAGACCCGGCGGCAGGCCCTGGAGGTCCTCACACGCTTCGACATCGACAGGCTGGCGGAGCGTCATCCCCAATCGCTCTCCGGGGGGCAGAAGCAACGGTTGACGATCGCCGTGGCCGCGATGCGGCGAGCGGACGTCCTGTTCCTGGACGAGCCAACCAGTGGGCTTGATGCGACGAACCTTCAGCGCGTGGGCGAGGAGATCCGCCTGCTGGCGGACCAGAGGCAGGTCGTGTTCGTGATCTCCCATGATTACGAACTGCTCGCGCAGTGCTGCCCGCGCATCCTTCGACTCGAAGGAGGGCGCACCGCCGCCGATTACCTGCTCGACATCTCCTCCGCCCGGCGGCTGCGTGCGGAACTCGATCTCCCAGCGACGGCAAACCCCTCCTGGATCTGGGCATGA
- a CDS encoding OmpA family protein, whose product MSTTETTTIVGEGKPSLPVVDLVVVIDASKSMREEADDLSGAVSAAIKAARTHCPSDLRVTYLGIEGTFEGTLFGTTVRDYLTQQAGADAKAFKGRPFTWVAGGKVREDGARAIEDVSTHFDWRPEAQRAVFFLGDEALEAGGRKVSAEDVAAATRAIGTAQKAGVHVHTYLGKSKAKARTRDALKSEYARVARETGGQSFTAEDSLSGFQSLLEKIICSSKSDPRLATQDPCCRQAGVEDFPAPLLVTAPAPESKATVETTSYTFRVLSADGSLFGKGCFTHEGPPTQAALAIPAAGGPKLTAFWYHDSVVGTLQLKDVRGLSFGPGQFSLEVSNAENTQGLKAGSASPAKPGPVSRHRGVEGDYAKQRRTLEFPQRAEPTTIVGEGKPSLPVVDLVVVIDASKSMREEADDLSGAVSAAIKAARTHCPSDLRVTYLGIEGTFEGTLFGTTVRDYLTQQAGADAKAFKGRPFTWVAGGKVREDGARAIEDVSTHFDWRPEAQRALFILSDEALEAGGRKVSAEDVAAATRAIGTAQKACVRVHTYLGKSKAKGWERDALKSEYARVARETRGQSFTAEDSLSGFQSLLEKIICSCKSDPRLATQEYCCCQAAVADFPVPLPVPLPVPLLVPLPAPEKVLSGSSKWVGRVGLWLLLLGLLLFFAIRLAVPACHSPAPSALVPAPVPEPAPVPEPAPVPEPAPAPAKVVIEEGKLRTLEKVFFDTDKDTAVAESLPILDQVFEVLRDNPDIKKLRIEAHTDNASSAAYNQDLSARRAKWVQQYLIQKGIAAERLESAGFGMSKPIDTNATAEGRANNRRVEFVIVE is encoded by the coding sequence ATGTCAACGACCGAGACCACCACCATCGTCGGGGAGGGCAAGCCGAGTCTGCCAGTGGTGGATCTCGTCGTGGTCATCGACGCCAGTAAGTCCATGAGGGAGGAGGCGGATGACTTGAGCGGGGCCGTGAGCGCCGCCATCAAGGCCGCCCGGACCCACTGTCCGTCAGACCTGCGCGTCACCTACTTGGGCATCGAGGGCACCTTCGAAGGCACCCTCTTCGGCACCACCGTGCGCGACTACCTGACCCAGCAAGCCGGGGCGGATGCAAAGGCGTTCAAGGGTCGTCCCTTTACCTGGGTCGCGGGCGGCAAGGTTCGGGAAGATGGGGCGCGTGCCATCGAGGATGTCTCGACCCACTTTGATTGGCGGCCCGAGGCCCAGCGTGCCGTGTTTTTCCTGGGTGACGAGGCGCTGGAGGCAGGAGGCCGCAAGGTCAGCGCGGAAGACGTCGCCGCCGCCACGCGGGCCATTGGGACCGCCCAGAAGGCGGGCGTGCACGTGCACACTTATTTGGGGAAGAGCAAGGCCAAGGCCAGGACGCGCGATGCCTTGAAGTCCGAGTACGCCCGGGTGGCGCGCGAGACAGGGGGCCAGTCCTTCACGGCCGAGGACTCGTTGAGCGGCTTTCAGAGCCTGCTTGAGAAGATCATCTGCAGCAGCAAGTCCGACCCGCGCCTGGCCACCCAGGATCCCTGCTGCCGCCAGGCTGGCGTGGAGGATTTCCCTGCGCCCCTTCTCGTCACCGCTCCCGCGCCTGAGTCCAAGGCAACGGTCGAAACCACCAGCTACACGTTTCGAGTCCTCAGTGCGGATGGGTCTTTGTTTGGCAAGGGCTGCTTCACCCACGAGGGCCCGCCCACGCAGGCCGCCCTGGCTATTCCCGCCGCAGGCGGTCCCAAGCTGACCGCGTTCTGGTACCACGACTCTGTCGTGGGCACGCTGCAACTCAAGGACGTGCGCGGCTTGTCCTTCGGCCCGGGGCAGTTCTCCTTGGAGGTCTCCAACGCGGAGAACACCCAGGGCTTGAAGGCGGGGAGCGCCTCGCCCGCGAAGCCCGGACCGGTCTCCCGTCACCGGGGTGTGGAGGGTGACTACGCCAAGCAGCGTCGGACGCTGGAGTTTCCGCAACGTGCCGAGCCCACCACCATCGTCGGGGAGGGCAAGCCGAGCCTGCCGGTGGTGGACCTCGTCGTGGTTATCGACGCCAGTAAGTCCATGAGGGAGGAGGCGGATGACTTGAGCGGGGCCGTGAGCGCCGCCATCAAGGCCGCCCGGACCCACTGTCCGTCAGACCTGCGCGTCACCTACTTGGGCATCGAGGGCACCTTCGAAGGCACTCTCTTTGGCACCACCGTGCGCGACTACCTGACCCAGCAAGCCGGGGCGGATGCAAAGGCGTTCAAGGGTCGTCCCTTTACCTGGGTCGCGGGCGGCAAGGTTCGGGAAGATGGGGCGCGTGCCATCGAGGATGTCTCGACCCACTTTGATTGGCGGCCCGAGGCCCAGCGTGCCCTTTTCATCCTGAGTGACGAGGCGCTGGAGGCAGGAGGCCGCAAGGTCAGCGCGGAAGACGTCGCCGCCGCCACGCGGGCCATTGGGACCGCCCAGAAGGCGTGCGTGCGCGTGCACACCTATTTGGGGAAGAGCAAGGCCAAGGGCTGGGAGCGCGATGCCTTGAAGTCCGAGTACGCCCGCGTGGCCCGTGAGACGCGCGGTCAGTCCTTCACGGCCGAGGACTCGTTGAGCGGCTTTCAGAGCCTGCTTGAGAAGATCATCTGCAGCTGCAAGTCCGACCCGCGCCTGGCCACCCAGGAATACTGCTGCTGCCAGGCCGCCGTAGCGGACTTTCCCGTGCCCCTTCCCGTGCCTCTTCCCGTGCCTCTTCTCGTGCCCCTCCCAGCGCCTGAGAAGGTGTTGAGCGGCTCTTCGAAGTGGGTGGGGCGGGTAGGTTTATGGCTCCTCCTCTTGGGCCTGCTTCTCTTTTTTGCAATACGACTTGCTGTGCCTGCCTGCCACAGTCCAGCACCCTCTGCGCTTGTGCCAGCGCCTGTGCCCGAACCGGCGCCTGTGCCCGAACCGGCGCCTGTGCCCGAGCCAGCGCCAGCGCCTGCGAAGGTGGTGATCGAGGAGGGCAAACTGCGCACGCTCGAGAAGGTCTTCTTCGACACGGATAAGGACACTGCTGTCGCCGAATCCCTGCCGATCCTCGACCAGGTGTTCGAGGTGCTCAGGGACAACCCCGATATCAAGAAGCTGCGGATCGAGGCCCATACCGACAACGCGAGCAGCGCGGCCTACAACCAGGATCTGTCGGCGCGCCGGGCGAAGTGGGTGCAGCAGTACCTCATCCAGAAGGGCATCGCCGCGGAGCGGCTGGAGTCGGCGGGCTTCGGCATGTCCAAGCCCATCGATACCAACGCCACGGCCGAGGGCCGCGCCAACAACCGGCGCGTGGAGTTCGTGATCGTCGAGTAG